A stretch of the Mycoplasmoides genitalium G37 genome encodes the following:
- the dnaN gene encoding DNA polymerase III subunit beta: MKILINKSELNKILKKMNNVIISNNKIKPHHSYFLIEAKEKEINFYANNEYFSVKCNLNKNIDILEQGSLIVKGKIFNDLINGIKEEIITIQEKDQTLLVKTKKTSINLNTINVNEFPRIRFNEKNDLSEFNQFKINYSLLVKGIKKIFHSVSNNREISSKFNGVNFNGSNGKEIFLEASDTYKLSVFEIKQETEPFDFILESNLLSFINSFNPEEDKSIVFYYRKDNKDSFSTEMLISMDNFMISYTSVNEKFPEVNYFFEFEPETKIVVQKNELKDALQRIQTLAQNERTFLCDMQINSSELKIRAIVNNIGNSLEEISCLKFEGYKLNISFNPSSLLDHIESFESNEINFDFQGNSKYFLITSKSEPELKQILVPSR, from the coding sequence ATGAAAATATTAATTAATAAAAGTGAATTGAATAAAATTTTGAAAAAAATGAATAACGTTATTATTTCCAATAACAAAATAAAACCACATCATTCATATTTTTTAATAGAGGCAAAAGAAAAAGAAATAAACTTTTATGCTAACAATGAATACTTTTCTGTCAAATGTAATTTAAATAAAAATATTGATATTCTTGAACAAGGCTCCTTAATTGTTAAAGGAAAAATTTTTAACGATCTTATTAATGGCATAAAAGAAGAGATTATTACTATTCAAGAAAAAGATCAAACACTTTTGGTTAAAACAAAAAAAACAAGTATTAATTTAAACACAATTAATGTGAATGAATTTCCAAGAATAAGGTTTAATGAAAAAAACGATTTAAGTGAATTTAATCAATTCAAAATAAATTATTCACTTTTAGTAAAAGGCATTAAAAAAATTTTTCACTCAGTTTCAAATAATCGTGAAATATCTTCTAAATTTAATGGAGTAAATTTCAATGGATCCAATGGAAAAGAAATATTTTTAGAAGCTTCTGACACTTATAAACTATCTGTTTTTGAGATAAAGCAAGAAACAGAACCATTTGATTTCATTTTGGAGAGTAATTTACTTAGTTTCATTAATTCTTTTAATCCTGAAGAAGATAAATCTATTGTTTTTTATTACAGAAAAGATAATAAAGATAGCTTTAGTACAGAAATGTTGATTTCAATGGATAACTTTATGATTAGTTACACATCGGTTAATGAAAAATTTCCAGAGGTAAACTACTTTTTTGAATTTGAACCTGAAACTAAAATAGTTGTTCAAAAAAATGAATTAAAAGATGCACTTCAAAGAATTCAAACTTTGGCTCAAAATGAAAGAACTTTTTTATGCGATATGCAAATTAACAGTTCTGAATTAAAAATAAGAGCTATTGTTAATAATATCGGAAATTCTCTTGAGGAAATTTCTTGTCTTAAATTTGAAGGTTATAAACTTAATATTTCTTTTAACCCAAGTTCTCTATTAGATCACATAGAGTCTTTTGAATCAAATGAAATAAATTTTGATTTCCAAGGAAATAGTAAGTATTTTTTGATAACCTCTAAAAGTGAACCTGAACTTAAGCAAATATTGGTTCCTTCAAGATAA
- a CDS encoding J domain-containing protein, with amino-acid sequence MNLYDLLELPTTASIKEIKIAYKRLAKRYHPDVNKLGSQTFVEINNAYSILSDPNQKEKYDSMLKVNDFQNRIKNLDISVRWHENFMEELELRKNWEFDFFSSDEDFFYSPFTKNKYASFLDKDVSLAFFQLYSKGKIDHQLEKSLLKRRDVKEACQQNKNFIEVIKEQYNYFGWIEAKRYFNINVELELTQREIRDRDVVNLPLKIKVINNDFPNQLWYEIYKNYSFRLSWDIKNGEIAEFFNKGNRALGWKGDLIVRMKVVNKVNKRLRIFSSFFENDKSKLWFLVPNDKQSNPNKGVFNYKTQHFID; translated from the coding sequence ATGAATCTTTACGATCTTTTAGAACTACCAACTACAGCATCAATAAAAGAAATAAAAATTGCTTATAAAAGATTAGCAAAGCGTTATCACCCTGATGTAAATAAATTAGGTTCGCAAACTTTTGTTGAAATTAATAATGCTTATTCAATATTAAGTGATCCTAACCAAAAGGAAAAATATGATTCAATGCTGAAAGTTAATGATTTTCAAAATCGCATCAAAAATTTAGATATTAGTGTTAGATGACATGAAAATTTCATGGAAGAACTCGAACTTCGTAAGAACTGAGAATTTGATTTTTTTTCATCTGATGAAGATTTCTTTTATTCTCCATTTACAAAAAACAAATATGCTTCCTTTTTAGATAAAGATGTTTCTTTAGCTTTTTTTCAGCTTTACAGCAAGGGCAAAATAGATCATCAATTGGAAAAATCTTTATTGAAAAGAAGAGATGTAAAAGAAGCTTGTCAACAGAATAAAAATTTTATTGAAGTTATAAAAGAGCAATATAACTATTTTGGTTGAATTGAAGCTAAGCGTTATTTCAATATTAATGTTGAACTTGAGCTCACACAGAGAGAGATAAGAGATAGAGATGTTGTTAACCTACCTTTAAAAATTAAAGTTATTAATAATGATTTTCCAAATCAACTCTGATATGAAATTTATAAAAACTATTCATTTCGCTTATCTTGAGATATAAAAAATGGTGAAATTGCTGAATTTTTCAATAAAGGTAATAGAGCTTTAGGATGAAAAGGTGACTTAATTGTCAGAATGAAAGTAGTTAATAAAGTAAACAAAAGACTGCGTATTTTTTCAAGCTTTTTTGAGAACGATAAATCTAAATTATGGTTCCTTGTTCCAAACGATAAACAAAGTAATCCTAATAAGGGCGTTTTTAACTATAAAACTCAGCACTTTATTGATTAA
- the gyrB gene encoding DNA topoisomerase (ATP-hydrolyzing) subunit B, which produces MEENNKANIYDSSSIKVLEGLEAVRKRPGMYIGSTGEEGLHHMIWEIVDNSIDEAMGGFASFVKLTLEDNFVTRVEDDGRGIPVDIHPKTNRSTVETVFTVLHAGGKFDNDSYKVSGGLHGVGASVVNALSSSFKVWVFRQNKKYFLSFSDGGKVIGDLVQEGNSEKEHGTIVEFVPDFSVMEKSDYKQTVIVSRLQQLAFLNKGIRIDFVDNRKQNPQSFSWKYDGGLVEYIHHLNNEKEPLFNEVIADEKTETVKAVNRDENYTVKVEVAFQYNKTYNQSIFSFCNNINTTEGGTHVEGFRNALVKIINRFAVENKFLKDSDEKINRDDVCEGLTAIISIKHPNPQYEGQTKKKLGNTEVRPLVNSVVSEIFERFMLENPQEANAIIRKTLLAQEARRRSQEARELTRRKSPFDSGSLPGKLADCTTRDPSISELYIVEGDSAGGTAKTGRDRYFQAILPLRGKILNVEKSNFEQIFNNAEISALVMAIGCGIKPDFELEKLRYSKIVIMTDADVDGAHIRTLLLTFFFRFMYPLVEQGNIFIAQPPLYKVSYSHKDLYMHTDVQLEQWKSQNPNVKFGLQRYKGLGEMDALQLWETTMDPKVRTLLKVTVEDASIADKAFSLLMGDEVPPRREFIEKNARSVKNIDI; this is translated from the coding sequence ATGGAAGAAAATAACAAAGCAAATATCTATGACTCTAGTAGCATTAAGGTCCTTGAAGGACTTGAGGCTGTTAGAAAACGCCCTGGAATGTACATTGGTTCTACTGGCGAAGAAGGTTTGCATCACATGATCTGAGAGATAGTAGACAACTCAATTGATGAAGCAATGGGAGGTTTTGCCAGTTTTGTTAAGCTTACCCTTGAAGATAATTTTGTTACCCGTGTAGAGGATGATGGAAGAGGGATACCTGTTGATATCCATCCTAAGACTAATCGTTCTACAGTTGAAACAGTTTTTACAGTTCTACACGCTGGCGGTAAATTTGATAACGATAGCTATAAAGTGTCAGGTGGTTTACACGGTGTTGGTGCATCAGTTGTTAATGCGCTTAGTTCTTCTTTTAAAGTTTGAGTTTTTCGTCAAAATAAAAAGTATTTTCTCAGCTTTAGCGATGGAGGAAAGGTAATTGGAGATTTGGTCCAAGAAGGTAACTCTGAAAAAGAGCATGGAACAATTGTTGAGTTTGTTCCTGATTTCTCTGTAATGGAAAAGAGTGATTACAAACAAACTGTAATTGTAAGCAGACTCCAGCAATTAGCTTTTTTAAACAAGGGAATAAGAATTGACTTTGTTGATAATCGTAAACAAAACCCACAGTCTTTTTCTTGAAAATATGATGGGGGATTGGTTGAATATATCCACCACCTAAACAACGAAAAAGAACCACTTTTTAATGAAGTTATTGCTGATGAAAAAACTGAAACTGTAAAAGCTGTTAATCGTGATGAAAACTACACAGTAAAGGTTGAAGTTGCTTTTCAATATAACAAAACATACAACCAATCAATTTTCAGTTTTTGTAACAACATTAATACTACAGAAGGTGGAACCCATGTGGAAGGTTTTCGTAATGCACTTGTTAAGATCATTAATCGCTTTGCTGTTGAAAATAAATTCCTAAAAGATAGTGATGAAAAGATTAACCGTGATGATGTTTGTGAAGGATTAACTGCTATTATTTCCATTAAACACCCAAACCCACAATATGAAGGACAAACTAAAAAGAAGTTAGGTAATACTGAGGTAAGACCTTTAGTTAATAGTGTTGTTAGTGAAATCTTTGAACGCTTCATGTTAGAAAACCCACAAGAAGCAAACGCTATCATCAGAAAAACACTTTTAGCTCAAGAAGCGAGAAGAAGAAGTCAAGAGGCTAGGGAGTTAACTCGTCGTAAATCACCTTTTGATAGTGGTTCATTACCAGGTAAATTAGCTGATTGTACAACCAGAGATCCTTCGATTAGTGAACTTTACATTGTTGAGGGTGATAGTGCTGGTGGCACTGCTAAAACAGGAAGAGATCGTTATTTTCAAGCTATCTTACCCTTAAGAGGAAAGATTTTAAACGTTGAAAAATCTAACTTTGAACAAATCTTTAATAATGCAGAAATTTCTGCATTAGTGATGGCAATAGGCTGTGGGATTAAACCTGATTTTGAACTTGAAAAACTTAGATATAGCAAGATTGTGATCATGACAGATGCTGATGTTGATGGTGCACACATAAGAACACTTCTCTTAACTTTCTTTTTTCGCTTTATGTATCCTTTGGTTGAACAAGGCAATATTTTTATTGCTCAACCCCCACTTTATAAAGTGTCATATTCCCATAAGGATTTATACATGCACACTGATGTTCAACTTGAACAGTGAAAAAGTCAAAACCCTAACGTAAAGTTTGGGTTACAAAGATATAAAGGACTTGGAGAAATGGATGCATTGCAGCTGTGAGAAACAACAATGGATCCTAAGGTTAGAACATTGTTAAAAGTTACTGTTGAAGATGCTTCTATTGCTGATAAAGCTTTTTCACTGTTGATGGGTGATGAAGTTCCCCCAAGAAGAGAATTTATTGAAAAAAATGCTCGTAGTGTTAAAAACATTGATATTTAA
- the gyrA gene encoding DNA topoisomerase (ATP-hydrolyzing) subunit A, translating to MAKQQDQVDKIRENLDNSTVKSISLANELERSFMEYAMSVIVARALPDARDGLKPVHRRVLYGAYIGGMHHDRPFKKSARIVGDVMSKFHPHGDMAIYDTMSRMAQDFSLRYLLIDGHGNFGSIDGDRPAAQRYTEARLSKLAAELLKDIDKDTVDFIANYDGEEKEPTVLPAAFPNLLANGSSGIAVGMSTSIPSHNLSELIAGLIMLIDNPQCTFQELLTVIKGPDFPTGANIIYTKGIESYFETGKGNVVIRSKVEIEQLQTRSALVVTEIPYMVNKTTLIEKIVELVKAEEISGIADIRDESSREGIRLVIEVKRDTVPEVLLNQLFKSTRLQVRFPVNMLALVKGAPVLLNMKQALEVYLDHQIDVLVRKTKFVLNKQQERYHILSGLLIAALNIDEVVAIIKKSANNQEAINTLNTKFKLDEIQAKAVLDMRLRSLSVLEVNKLQTEQKELKDSIEFCKKVLADQKLQLKIIKEELQKINDQFGDERRSEILYDISEEIDDESLIKVENVVITMSTNGYLKRIGVDAYNLQHRGGVGVKGLTTYVDDSISQLLVCSTHSDLLFFTDKGKVYRIRAHQIPYGFRTNKGIPAVNLIKIEKDERICSLLSVNNYDDGYFFFCTKNGIVKRTSLNEFINILSNGKRAISFDDNDTLYSVIKTHGNDEIFIGSTNGFVVRFHENQLRVLSRTARGVFGISLNKGEFVNGLSTSSNGSLLLSVGQNGIGKLTSIDKYRLTKRNAKGVKTLRVTDRTGPVVTTTTVFGNEDLLMISSAGKIVRTSLQELSEQGKNTSGVKLIRLKDNERLERVTIFKEELEDKEMQLEDVGSKQITQ from the coding sequence ATGGCAAAGCAACAAGATCAAGTAGATAAGATTCGTGAAAACTTAGACAATTCAACTGTCAAAAGTATTTCATTAGCAAATGAACTTGAGCGTTCATTCATGGAATATGCTATGTCAGTTATTGTTGCTCGTGCTTTACCTGATGCTAGAGATGGACTTAAACCAGTTCATCGTCGTGTTCTTTATGGTGCTTATATTGGTGGCATGCACCATGATCGTCCTTTTAAAAAGTCTGCGAGGATTGTTGGTGATGTAATGAGTAAATTCCACCCTCATGGTGATATGGCAATATATGACACCATGTCAAGAATGGCTCAAGACTTTTCATTAAGATACCTTTTAATTGATGGTCATGGTAATTTTGGTTCTATAGATGGTGATAGACCTGCTGCACAACGTTATACAGAAGCAAGATTATCTAAACTTGCAGCAGAACTTTTAAAAGATATTGATAAAGATACAGTTGACTTTATTGCTAATTATGATGGTGAGGAAAAAGAACCAACTGTTCTACCAGCAGCTTTCCCTAACTTACTTGCAAATGGTTCTAGTGGGATTGCAGTTGGAATGTCAACATCTATTCCTTCCCATAATCTCTCTGAATTAATTGCGGGTTTAATCATGTTAATTGATAATCCTCAATGCACTTTTCAAGAATTATTAACTGTAATTAAAGGACCTGATTTTCCAACAGGAGCTAACATTATCTACACAAAAGGAATTGAAAGCTACTTTGAAACAGGTAAAGGCAATGTAGTAATTCGTTCTAAAGTTGAGATAGAACAATTGCAAACAAGAAGTGCATTAGTTGTAACTGAAATTCCTTACATGGTTAACAAAACTACCTTAATTGAAAAGATTGTAGAACTTGTTAAAGCTGAAGAGATTTCAGGAATTGCTGATATCCGTGATGAATCCTCTCGAGAAGGAATAAGGTTAGTGATTGAAGTAAAACGCGACACTGTACCTGAAGTTTTATTAAATCAACTTTTTAAATCAACAAGATTACAAGTACGCTTCCCTGTTAATATGCTTGCTTTAGTTAAAGGAGCTCCTGTACTTCTCAACATGAAACAAGCTTTGGAAGTATATCTTGATCATCAAATTGATGTTCTTGTTAGAAAAACAAAGTTTGTGCTTAATAAACAACAAGAACGTTATCACATTTTAAGCGGACTTTTAATTGCTGCTTTAAATATTGATGAGGTTGTTGCAATTATTAAAAAATCAGCAAATAACCAGGAAGCAATTAATACATTAAATACAAAGTTTAAGCTTGATGAAATTCAAGCTAAAGCAGTTCTTGACATGCGTTTAAGGAGCTTAAGCGTACTTGAAGTTAACAAACTTCAAACTGAACAAAAAGAGTTAAAAGATTCAATTGAATTTTGTAAGAAAGTGTTAGCTGATCAAAAATTACAGCTAAAAATAATCAAAGAGGAATTGCAAAAAATCAATGATCAGTTTGGTGATGAAAGAAGAAGTGAAATTCTCTATGATATCTCTGAGGAAATTGATGATGAATCATTGATAAAAGTTGAGAATGTAGTGATAACTATGTCTACAAATGGTTATCTAAAAAGGATTGGAGTTGATGCTTATAATCTTCAACATCGTGGTGGAGTTGGGGTTAAAGGGCTAACTACTTATGTTGATGATAGTATTAGTCAATTATTGGTCTGTTCAACTCACTCTGACTTATTATTTTTTACTGATAAGGGTAAGGTTTATAGAATTAGAGCTCATCAAATTCCCTATGGTTTTAGAACAAATAAAGGTATTCCCGCTGTTAACTTAATCAAAATTGAAAAGGATGAAAGAATTTGTTCATTGTTATCTGTTAATAACTATGATGATGGTTATTTCTTTTTCTGTACTAAAAATGGAATTGTTAAAAGAACGAGCTTGAATGAATTCATCAACATCTTAAGTAATGGTAAGCGGGCTATATCTTTTGATGATAATGACACTTTGTATTCAGTAATTAAAACCCACGGAAATGATGAGATTTTTATTGGTTCTACCAATGGATTTGTTGTTCGCTTCCATGAAAATCAACTCAGAGTTCTTTCAAGAACAGCAAGAGGTGTATTTGGTATCAGTTTAAATAAAGGAGAATTTGTTAATGGACTATCAACTTCAAGCAACGGTAGCTTACTTTTATCAGTCGGTCAAAATGGAATAGGTAAATTAACGAGCATAGATAAATATAGACTCACAAAACGTAATGCTAAGGGAGTTAAAACTCTAAGGGTTACTGATAGAACAGGCCCTGTTGTTACAACAACCACTGTTTTTGGTAATGAGGATCTTTTAATGATTTCCTCTGCTGGTAAAATTGTGCGTACCAGTTTACAAGAACTTTCAGAACAAGGTAAAAACACTTCTGGTGTTAAGTTAATTAGATTAAAAGATAATGAACGTTTAGAAAGAGTAACTATCTTTAAAGAAGAGTTAGAAGACAAAGAAATGCAACTAGAAGATGTTGGATCCAAACAAATTACGCAATAA
- the serS gene encoding serine--tRNA ligase translates to MLDPNKLRNNYDFFKKKLLERNVNEQLLNQFIQTDKLMRKNLQQLELANQKQSLLAKQVAKQKDNKKLLAESKELKQKIENLNNAYKDSQNISQDLLLNFPNIAHESVPVGKNESANLELLKEGRKPVFDFKPLPHRELCEKLNLVAFDKATKISGTRFVAYTDKAAKLLRAITNLMIDLNKSKYQEWNLPVVINELSLRSTGQLPKFKDDVFKLENTRYYLSPTLEVQLINLHANEIFNEEDLPKYYTATGINFRQEAGSAGKQTKGTIRLHQFQKTELVKFCKPENAINELEAMVRDAEQILKALKLPFRRLLLCTGDMGFSAEKTYDLEVWMAASNEYREVSSCSSCGDFQARRAMIRYKDINNGKNSYVATLNGTALSIDRIFAAILENFQTKDGKILIPQALKKYLDFDTIK, encoded by the coding sequence ATGTTGGATCCAAACAAATTACGCAATAACTATGATTTCTTTAAAAAGAAACTGTTAGAAAGAAATGTAAATGAGCAATTATTAAATCAGTTTATTCAAACTGATAAACTAATGCGCAAAAACTTGCAACAACTTGAACTTGCTAACCAAAAACAAAGCTTGTTGGCAAAACAAGTTGCTAAGCAAAAAGATAATAAAAAGCTATTAGCTGAATCAAAAGAACTTAAGCAGAAGATTGAAAACTTAAATAATGCTTATAAAGATTCACAAAACATTAGTCAAGATTTACTTCTAAATTTTCCTAATATTGCTCATGAATCAGTTCCTGTTGGTAAAAATGAATCAGCAAACTTAGAACTTCTTAAAGAAGGGAGAAAACCAGTTTTTGATTTCAAACCTTTACCACATCGAGAGTTATGTGAAAAGTTAAATTTAGTTGCTTTTGATAAAGCTACTAAGATTAGTGGAACTAGGTTTGTTGCATATACAGATAAAGCAGCTAAACTACTTAGAGCGATAACTAATCTAATGATTGACCTTAATAAAAGCAAGTATCAAGAATGAAACCTGCCAGTTGTTATTAATGAATTAAGTTTAAGATCAACCGGACAACTACCTAAGTTTAAAGATGATGTTTTTAAACTAGAAAACACCCGTTATTATCTTTCTCCAACTTTAGAGGTACAACTTATCAATTTACATGCTAATGAAATTTTTAATGAAGAAGATTTACCTAAATACTACACTGCAACAGGTATTAACTTTCGTCAAGAAGCGGGTAGTGCTGGTAAACAAACCAAAGGAACTATTAGATTGCATCAGTTTCAAAAAACTGAGTTAGTTAAGTTTTGTAAACCTGAAAATGCTATCAATGAATTGGAAGCAATGGTTAGAGATGCTGAACAAATCTTAAAGGCACTTAAGTTACCTTTTAGAAGGTTATTGTTATGTACTGGTGATATGGGCTTTAGTGCTGAAAAAACATATGATCTTGAAGTTTGAATGGCAGCTAGCAATGAATATCGTGAAGTTTCTTCTTGTTCATCTTGTGGTGATTTTCAAGCAAGAAGAGCTATGATTCGTTACAAAGATATTAACAACGGTAAAAACAGTTATGTTGCTACTTTAAATGGAACAGCATTATCTATTGATAGAATTTTTGCTGCAATTCTAGAAAATTTTCAAACAAAAGATGGCAAAATTCTTATCCCACAAGCATTAAAAAAATACCTTGATTTTGACACAATCAAGTAA
- the tmk gene encoding dTMP kinase, translating to MNKGVFVVIEGVDGAGKTALIEGFKKLYPTKFLNYQLTYTREPGGTLLAEKIRQLLLNETMEPLTEAYLFAAARTEHISKLIKPAIEKEQLVISDRFVFSSFAYQGLSKKIGIDTVKQINHHALRNMMPNFTFILDCNFKEALQRMQKRGNDNLLDEFIKGKNDFDTVRSYYLSLVDKKNCFLINGDNKQEHLEKFIELLTRCLQQPTHY from the coding sequence ATGAATAAAGGTGTTTTTGTTGTTATTGAAGGAGTTGATGGAGCGGGCAAAACTGCTTTAATTGAAGGTTTTAAAAAACTTTATCCAACTAAGTTTTTGAACTATCAACTTACTTATACTAGAGAACCTGGTGGTACTTTGTTAGCTGAAAAAATTCGTCAACTTCTTTTAAATGAAACAATGGAACCTCTAACTGAAGCTTATTTGTTTGCCGCAGCTAGAACTGAACATATCAGTAAGCTAATTAAACCAGCAATTGAAAAAGAACAACTAGTTATTTCAGATAGATTTGTTTTCTCTAGTTTTGCATACCAAGGATTAAGCAAAAAAATAGGCATTGATACAGTAAAACAGATTAATCATCATGCGTTAAGAAATATGATGCCAAACTTTACCTTTATTTTGGATTGCAATTTTAAAGAAGCATTACAAAGGATGCAAAAGCGTGGTAATGATAATCTTCTTGATGAATTTATTAAAGGAAAGAATGATTTTGATACAGTTCGTTCTTATTATTTAAGCTTAGTTGATAAAAAAAACTGTTTCTTGATTAATGGTGATAATAAACAAGAACACCTAGAGAAATTTATTGAATTGTTAACAAGATGCTTACAACAACCCACGCATTACTAA
- a CDS encoding DNA polymerase III subunit delta', producing the protein MLTTTHALLIIQRKGSFLKPFLDNYLTSIVCENKNGCKKCINCLEILNNKYNSLYWFDQINPFKRENALQLARIFNRERTSVNNKNIYLIEEIEKLSSNSINSLLRLVEDSPINSYGIFTTKNESLILSTFLSRVQKVVLKKASKVPFKVSKNDQEIITSFFTVDEQIEAIENGSFNRFKIILDACLNKKTGTEQIYHAWQIFRDFSNSEIAQLITLIINKTENIDKKSILFNCLKVLPYNPPKSTLFANLVSW; encoded by the coding sequence ATGCTTACAACAACCCACGCATTACTAATCATTCAAAGAAAAGGTAGTTTCTTAAAACCTTTTCTTGATAATTATCTTACTAGTATTGTTTGTGAAAACAAAAATGGTTGCAAAAAGTGTATAAACTGTTTGGAAATTCTCAATAATAAATACAACAGCTTATATTGATTTGATCAAATTAATCCTTTCAAAAGAGAAAATGCCCTTCAGTTAGCAAGAATTTTTAACCGTGAAAGAACAAGTGTAAACAATAAAAATATTTATCTAATTGAAGAAATTGAAAAATTAAGCAGTAATTCTATAAATAGTTTATTGAGACTAGTTGAAGATAGTCCGATAAATAGTTATGGTATTTTTACAACTAAAAATGAAAGTTTAATTCTTTCCACTTTTTTAAGTAGAGTACAGAAAGTAGTTTTAAAAAAAGCTAGTAAAGTTCCTTTTAAAGTAAGCAAAAATGATCAAGAAATTATTACAAGTTTTTTTACTGTAGATGAACAAATTGAAGCAATTGAAAATGGAAGTTTTAACCGTTTCAAAATTATCTTAGATGCATGTTTAAACAAAAAAACAGGTACAGAACAAATTTATCATGCTTGACAAATTTTTAGAGATTTTTCTAATAGTGAAATTGCTCAGTTAATTACTCTAATAATTAATAAAACTGAAAATATAGATAAAAAATCAATTTTGTTTAATTGTTTAAAAGTTTTGCCATATAATCCTCCAAAATCCACTTTGTTTGCTAATTTAGTTAGTTGATAG
- the mnmE gene encoding tRNA uridine-5-carboxymethylaminomethyl(34) synthesis GTPase MnmE, with the protein MKSEINIFALATAPFNSALHIIRFSGPDVYEILNKITNKKITRKGMQIQRTWIVDENNKRIDDVLLFKFVSPNSYTGEDLIEISCHGNMLIVNEICALLLKKGGVYAKPGEFTQRSFLNGKMSLQQASAVNKLILSPNLLVKDIVLNNLAGEMDQQLEQIAQQVNQLVMQMEVNIDYPEYLDEQVELSTLNNKVKLIIEKLKRIIENSKQLKKLHDPFKIAIIGETNVGKSSLLNALLNQDKAIVSNIKGSTRDVVEGDFNLNGYLIKILDTAGIRKHKSGLEKAGIKKSFESIKQANLVIYLLDATHPKKDLELISFFKKNKKDFFVFYNKKDLITNKFENSISAKQKDIKELVDLLTKYINEFYKKIDQKIYLIENWQQILIEKIKEQLEQFLKQQKKYLFFDVLVTHLREAQQDILKLLGKDVGFDLVNEIFNNFCLGK; encoded by the coding sequence ATGAAAAGCGAAATTAATATTTTTGCACTAGCAACTGCACCTTTTAATAGTGCATTACATATTATTAGGTTTTCTGGTCCTGATGTTTATGAGATTTTAAACAAGATAACTAATAAAAAAATAACAAGAAAAGGGATGCAAATTCAACGCACATGGATAGTTGATGAAAACAATAAGCGAATTGATGATGTGCTATTATTTAAATTTGTCTCTCCAAATTCTTATACAGGAGAAGATTTAATTGAAATTTCTTGTCATGGTAACATGTTGATCGTTAATGAAATTTGCGCACTTCTTTTAAAAAAAGGAGGTGTTTATGCCAAACCTGGTGAATTTACCCAAAGGAGTTTTTTAAATGGAAAAATGAGTTTACAACAAGCTAGTGCTGTAAATAAATTGATTTTATCTCCTAACTTATTAGTTAAAGATATAGTCTTAAATAATTTAGCGGGTGAAATGGATCAACAATTAGAACAAATAGCTCAACAAGTTAATCAATTAGTAATGCAAATGGAAGTAAACATTGATTATCCAGAATATCTTGATGAACAAGTAGAACTATCAACTTTAAATAATAAAGTTAAATTGATTATTGAAAAGCTTAAAAGAATTATTGAAAATAGTAAACAACTCAAAAAACTTCACGATCCTTTTAAAATTGCCATTATAGGCGAAACTAATGTAGGTAAATCTTCTTTACTCAACGCTTTATTAAATCAAGATAAAGCGATAGTTTCAAATATTAAAGGTAGTACACGCGATGTTGTTGAAGGGGATTTCAATTTAAATGGTTATTTAATCAAGATCTTAGATACTGCAGGTATCCGTAAACATAAAAGTGGGCTTGAAAAAGCAGGAATTAAAAAAAGCTTTGAATCTATAAAGCAAGCTAATTTGGTTATTTATCTTTTAGATGCAACACATCCAAAGAAAGATCTTGAATTAATTAGTTTTTTTAAGAAAAATAAAAAGGATTTTTTTGTTTTCTATAACAAAAAAGATTTAATTACAAATAAGTTTGAAAATAGTATTTCTGCAAAGCAAAAAGATATTAAAGAATTAGTTGATTTATTAACTAAATATATTAACGAGTTTTATAAAAAAATAGATCAAAAAATCTATCTGATTGAAAATTGACAGCAAATTTTAATTGAAAAAATTAAAGAACAATTAGAACAGTTTTTAAAGCAACAAAAAAAATATTTATTTTTCGATGTTTTAGTTACCCATCTAAGAGAAGCTCAACAAGATATTCTTAAACTACTAGGTAAGGATGTAGGTTTTGATTTAGTTAATGAAATTTTTAATAATTTTTGTTTAGGAAAATAA